Proteins encoded in a region of the Solanum dulcamara chromosome 9, daSolDulc1.2, whole genome shotgun sequence genome:
- the LOC129902373 gene encoding transcription factor bHLH143-like, translated as MEKDFVSSFHHQHSDLQLAHLNFSYPRFDIGQQSSFPTYMTPHSNAVPMNGNSPFFTFSGLPESHASWPTETCNWLYYSPQFYQGFNPVSTTLPKEKSAPRALENLDGNKHPNGGTTSAQKRFLVFDQSGDQTTLVYNSANGTPVQCPASLNPKAPVLKEDPEIKRNEASPFGHFFDDEYYEENNRDDVESEMHEDTEELNALLYSDDDNDYSKDDEETSTGHSPSTMTTHDLPEWFDERGEVVASSAGATKRHKLLDGSYDTPELRDTATSTKAYTCSDLEDDAQSSCGDDLKQDSGAPGSPSGKKRLRKDKIRQTISILQEIIPGGKGKDSMVVIDEAIHYLRSLKVKAKSLGLDSL; from the coding sequence ATGGAAAAGGACTTTGTCTCTTCATTCCATCACCAGCATTCAGATCTGCAGTTAGCCCATTTGAATTTTTCTTACCCACGATTTGATATAGGGCAGCAGAGTTCTTTTCCTACTTACATGACTCCTCATTCAAATGCGGTTCCTATGAATGGGAATTCTCCATTTTTCACATTTTCCGGGCTGCCAGAGTCGCATGCAAGCTGGCCAACAGAAACTTGCAATTGGTTATATTATTCGCCTCAGTTTTATCAGGGCTTTAATCCTGTTTCGACTACTTTACCTAAAGAGAAGTCTGCTCCTCGAGCACTTGAAAATCTGGATGGTAACAAACATCCTAATGGAGGCACAACATCTGCTCAGAAGAGATTCCTTGTTTTTGATCAATCTGGTGATCAGACAACTTTGGTCTATAATTCTGCTAATGGTACTCCTGTACAATGCCCCGCTTCTTTGAATCCAAAAGCTCCAGTCCTTAAGGAAGATCCAGAGATCAAAAGGAATGAAGCTTCTCCATTTGGGCATTTCTTCGATGATGAATATTATGAAGAAAACAACAGAGATGATGTCGAAAGTGAAATGCATGAGGATACTGAAGAACTGAATGCCCTACTCTACtctgatgatgataatgattaTTCCAAGGATGATGAAGAAACAAGCACTGGTCACTCGCCTAGTACTATGACCACTCATGATCTGCCAGAGTGGTTTGATGAAAGGGGTGAAGTAGTAGCTAGTTCTGCTGGGGCGACCAAAAGGCATAAGCTTCTCGATGGTAGCTATGATACACCAGAGCTCAGGGATACTGCAACCTCCACAAAAGCCTATACGTGCTCCGACTTAGAGGATGATGCACAATCCAGTTGTGGCGACGACCTCAAACAAGATTCAGGAGCACCAGGTTCTCCATCTGGGAAAAAGAGGCTAAGAAAAGATAAAATTCGCCAGACAATAAGCATTTTGCAGGAAATAATCCCCGGGGGGAAGGGAAAAGACTCGATGGTTGTTATTGATGAAGCAATCCATTACTTGAGATCCCTGAAGGTGAAAGCCAAGTCTCTAGGACTTGATTCTCTTTGA